A single window of Bacteroidota bacterium DNA harbors:
- a CDS encoding redoxin domain-containing protein, giving the protein MKAQIGQQAPDFKLFNTNKKAVSLSEMKGKNVVLLFFPLAFTSTCTAELCSTRDDLSFYNNMNAEVFGISIDSLFTLKKFKEELNLNFELLSDFNKEASLAYDSLYESFVFDMIGVGKRSAFVIDKNGIIQYAEVLEDAGKVPDFTAIKNCLSNLK; this is encoded by the coding sequence ATGAAAGCGCAAATAGGTCAACAAGCCCCTGATTTTAAACTCTTTAACACAAATAAGAAAGCTGTCAGCTTAAGTGAAATGAAAGGAAAAAACGTAGTTCTGTTGTTTTTCCCATTGGCTTTTACGAGCACCTGCACGGCAGAACTGTGTTCAACCCGCGACGATTTAAGTTTTTATAATAACATGAATGCAGAGGTTTTCGGAATTTCTATCGACTCATTATTTACCTTAAAGAAATTTAAAGAGGAATTGAATTTGAATTTCGAATTGTTGAGTGACTTTAATAAGGAAGCTTCACTCGCTTACGATTCGTTGTATGAAAGTTTTGTTTTCGATATGATTGGCGTTGGAAAGCGTTCGGCTTTTGTAATTGATAAGAATGGAATTATTCAGTATGCTGAGGTTTTAGAAGATGCGGGTAAAGTTCCGGATTTCACAGCCATTAAAAATTGCCTGTCTAATTTAAAATAA
- a CDS encoding ribonuclease HII translates to MLKAYFDKHLIEAGCDEAGRGCLAGPVFAAAVILPKDYKNKILNDSKQLTDKVRYELRPIIEKEALAFAVVQVSNVEIDEINILNGSITGMQRAVSQLKIRPELLLIDGNRFKPYDNIPHQCIIKGDAKFLSIAAASILAKTYRDDFMKEAALKYPGYAWEKNMGYPTKEHREGIKKLGPTPLHRTSFRLLPDQLELEF, encoded by the coding sequence ATGCTTAAAGCGTATTTTGATAAGCATTTGATTGAAGCCGGTTGTGATGAAGCCGGAAGAGGTTGCTTGGCAGGTCCTGTTTTTGCGGCGGCTGTAATTTTACCAAAGGATTATAAAAACAAAATTTTAAACGACAGTAAACAACTTACCGATAAGGTTCGGTATGAATTACGCCCAATTATTGAAAAGGAAGCCCTCGCTTTTGCGGTTGTTCAAGTCAGTAATGTTGAAATCGACGAGATAAATATTTTAAACGGATCCATTACAGGCATGCAAAGAGCTGTTTCCCAATTAAAAATTCGTCCCGAACTTTTATTAATTGACGGGAATCGTTTTAAGCCCTACGATAACATCCCGCATCAATGCATTATTAAGGGTGATGCTAAATTCCTGAGCATTGCGGCCGCCAGTATATTAGCTAAAACTTACCGTGATGATTTTATGAAAGAGGCTGCACTAAAATATCCGGGTTATGCCTGGGAAAAAAATATGGGCTATCCAACAAAAGAACATCGTGAAGGCATCAAAAAACTCGGGCCAACGCCTCTGCACCGAACTTCTTTTCGCCTCTTGCCCGACCAATTGGAACTCGAATTCTGA
- a CDS encoding peroxiredoxin, translating to MTSLIGKKAPSFKAAAVVNGGEIVNDFSLDQYVGKKYVIFFFYPKDFTFVCPTELHAFQEKLAEFEKRGCAIVGCSTDTEQSHWGWLQMDKKFGGIKGITYPIVADTNKTISINYGCLNGDYSIDENDNFVASSEMIAYRALYLIDKKGNVRHLLINDLPLGRNVDEALRMLDALQFNEENGEVCPANWSKGKEGMKADHSGVADYLAKH from the coding sequence ATGACATCATTAATTGGAAAAAAAGCACCGTCGTTTAAAGCAGCAGCTGTTGTTAACGGTGGCGAAATCGTGAACGATTTTTCATTGGATCAATATGTAGGTAAGAAGTATGTAATTTTCTTCTTCTACCCTAAGGATTTTACATTCGTTTGTCCAACCGAATTACACGCATTTCAAGAAAAATTAGCGGAATTTGAAAAACGCGGTTGTGCTATTGTAGGCTGTAGCACCGATACAGAACAAAGTCACTGGGGCTGGTTACAAATGGATAAAAAGTTTGGTGGCATTAAAGGCATCACTTATCCAATTGTTGCCGACACAAACAAAACCATCTCAATTAACTACGGTTGTTTAAATGGCGACTACTCTATTGACGAGAACGATAATTTTGTAGCAAGCAGTGAAATGATTGCGTATCGTGCTTTGTATTTAATTGACAAAAAAGGAAACGTTCGTCACTTATTGATTAACGATTTACCATTAGGCCGTAACGTGGATGAAGCTTTACGTATGTTAGATGCTTTACAGTTTAACGAAGAAAACGGAGAAGTTTGTCCTGCTAATTGGAGCAAAGGCAAAGAAGGCATGAAAGCTGACCACTCAGGTGTTGCCGATTACTTAGCAAAACACTAA
- a CDS encoding response regulator transcription factor, which produces MSEAYRILLVDDEEDILNFLSYNLKKEGYEVYTALNGHDGIDLAKKNKPHLIVLDVMMPEMDGIETCRILRENKEIGNTLIVFLSARSEDYTQIAGFDSGADDYITKPVKPRVFISRIKALLRRLGSDTPKTEKVMEFGDIKVDLEKYMVYKNQNEIILPKKEFKLLELLVSKPGKVFTREFILEKIWGDEVVVGDRTIDVHIRKLREKLGEENIKTVKGVGYKFEF; this is translated from the coding sequence ATGAGTGAAGCATACAGAATATTATTGGTGGATGATGAAGAAGATATTCTGAATTTTTTATCGTACAATTTAAAAAAGGAAGGTTATGAAGTTTATACGGCTTTAAATGGGCACGACGGGATAGATCTTGCCAAAAAGAATAAACCACACCTTATTGTGCTCGACGTTATGATGCCTGAGATGGATGGTATCGAAACATGCAGAATACTCCGTGAAAATAAAGAAATTGGCAATACTTTAATTGTGTTTTTAAGTGCACGCAGCGAAGATTACACGCAAATAGCAGGTTTTGACTCGGGTGCTGATGATTATATCACTAAGCCGGTGAAGCCTAGAGTTTTTATTAGTCGTATTAAAGCATTGTTAAGACGTTTAGGATCTGATACCCCAAAAACTGAAAAGGTAATGGAGTTTGGAGACATTAAAGTGGATTTGGAAAAGTATATGGTTTACAAAAACCAAAATGAAATTATACTTCCAAAGAAGGAATTTAAATTACTGGAACTATTAGTGTCGAAGCCCGGGAAAGTATTCACCCGCGAATTCATTCTCGAAAAAATCTGGGGCGATGAGGTGGTTGTTGGCGATAGAACAATAGATGTTCACATCCGCAAACTCCGCGAAAAGTTAGGAGAAGAAAATATAAAAACCGTAAAAGGTGTAGGGTACAAGTTTGAATTTTGA